Proteins encoded by one window of Arabidopsis thaliana chromosome 2, partial sequence:
- a CDS encoding Cysteine/Histidine-rich C1 domain family protein (Cysteine/Histidine-rich C1 domain family protein; CONTAINS InterPro DOMAIN/s: DC1 (InterPro:IPR004146), C1-like (InterPro:IPR011424); BEST Arabidopsis thaliana protein match is: Cysteine/Histidine-rich C1 domain family protein (TAIR:AT2G44380.1); Has 1990 Blast hits to 716 proteins in 24 species: Archae - 0; Bacteria - 0; Metazoa - 2; Fungi - 0; Plants - 1986; Viruses - 0; Other Eukaryotes - 2 (source: NCBI BLink).), producing MGSGKTNRPSVRHPSHNHPLRVFNSKEEDEIICSGCEHDLIGQAFKCTKSECDYFLHKSCFDLPGEIHHKSHTNHPLTLLHSPPNGLSTYTCDACGEYGSAFTYHCSECKYHVHVGCAFVPENVKREDHEHPLTLLYNTPCKGRKDGVVFICDVCEVDVSENLWVYYCKECDYGTHVHSCTTNEDNGPKKGGEEEGESSSLSTSRIKSLMEAEKEMREMAIIHQLQLDALDAAGSYVGSWEPRRKDYW from the coding sequence ATGGGTTCAGGAAAAACTAACCGTCCATCAGTGAGACACCCGAGTCACAATCATCCGTTGCGGGTCTTCAactccaaagaagaagatgagatcaTTTGCTCCGGATGCGAACATGATCTAATTGGGCAAGCTTTCAAGTGTACAAAGTCAGAGTGCGATTACTTCTTGCACAAGTCATGTTTCGACCTTCCCGGTGAGATCCATCACAAGTCTCACACAAATCACCCTTTGACCTTGCTCCATTCTCCACCGAATGGCCTATCCACTTACACGTGCGATGCGTGCGGTGAGTATGGATCTGCTTTCACTTACCATTGCTCAGAGTGCAAATACCATGTTCACGTGGGATGTGCGTTTGTCCCCGAGAACGTGAAGCGTGAAGATCACGAACACCCACTCACTCTACTTTACAACACACCATGCAAAGGTCGTAAGGACGGTGTGGTGTTCATATGTGATGTTTGCGAAGTAGATGTGTCGGAGAATCTTTGGGTGTATTACTGCAAAGAATGTGACTATGGGACACATGTTCATTCATGCACGACAAATGAAGACAATGGGCCAAaaaaaggaggagaagaagaaggagaatcaaGCTCATTATCGACTTCAAGGATAAAGTCATTAATGGAGGCTgaaaaagagatgagagagatGGCGATAATACATCAACTACAGTTAGATGCTCTTGACGCAGCAGGTAGTTATGTCGGTTCATGGGAACCAAGGAGAAAAGATTATTGGTAA
- the CNGC15 gene encoding cyclic nucleotide-gated channel 15 (cyclic nucleotide-gated channel 15 (CNGC15); FUNCTIONS IN: cyclic nucleotide binding, calmodulin binding, cation channel activity; INVOLVED IN: potassium ion transport, ion transport, transmembrane transport; LOCATED IN: membrane; EXPRESSED IN: 18 plant structures; EXPRESSED DURING: 10 growth stages; CONTAINS InterPro DOMAIN/s: Cyclic nucleotide-binding (InterPro:IPR000595), Potassium channel, voltage-dependent, EAG/ELK/ERG (InterPro:IPR003938), Ion transport (InterPro:IPR005821), Cyclic nucleotide-binding-like (InterPro:IPR018490), RmlC-like jelly roll fold (InterPro:IPR014710), IQ calmodulin-binding region (InterPro:IPR000048); BEST Arabidopsis thaliana protein match is: cyclic nucleotide-gated channel 14 (TAIR:AT2G24610.1); Has 3177 Blast hits to 3099 proteins in 290 species: Archae - 0; Bacteria - 161; Metazoa - 1483; Fungi - 19; Plants - 962; Viruses - 0; Other Eukaryotes - 552 (source: NCBI BLink).) codes for MGYGNSRSVRFQEDQEVVHGGESGVKLKFKINGTQINNVKMMSKGKFLKAKVLSRVFSEDLERVKTKILDPRGQTIRRWNKIFLIACLVSLFVDPLFFFLPVMRNEACITIGVRLEVVLTLIRSLADAFYIAQILIRFRTAYIAPPSRVFGRGELVIDSRKIAWRYLHKSFWIHLVAALPLPQVLIWIIIPNLRGSPMTNTKNVLRFIIIFQYVPRMFLIFPLSRQIIKATGVVTETAWAGAAYNLMLYMLASHVLGACWYLLAVERQEACWRHACNIEKQICQYRFFECRRLEDPQRNSWFEWSNITTICKPASKFYEFGIFGDAVTSTVTSSKFINKYFYCLWWGLKNLSSLGQNLATSTYAGEILFAIIIATLGLVLFALLIGNMQTYLQSTTMRLEEWRIRRTDTEQWMHHRQLPPELRQAVRKYDQYKWLATRGVDEEALLISLPLDLRRDIKRHLCFDLVRRVPLFDQMDERMLDAICERLKPALCTEGTFLVREGDPVNEMLFIIRGHLDSYTTNGGRTGFFNSCLIGPGDFCGEELLTWALDPRPVVILPSSTRTVKAICEVEAFALKAEDLQFVASQFRRLHTKQLRHKFRFYSHQWRTWAACFIQAAWRRHRKRKYKTELRAKEEFHYRFEAATARLAVNGGKYTRSGSDSGMMSSIQKPVEPDFSSE; via the exons atgggTTATGGTAACTCAAGATCTGTGAG atttcaagaagatcaagaagttGTTCATGGAGGAGAATCTGGAGTTAAGCTAAAGTTCAAAATCAATGGAACTCAAATAAATAatgtgaagatgatgagtaAAGGAAAGTTCTTGAAAGCCAAAGTACTCTCAAGAGTGTTCTCTGAGGATCTTGAGAgagtaaaaaccaaaatactCGATCCTCGTGGACAAACGATACGAAGATGGAACAAGATTTTTCTCATAGcatgtttggtttctctatTCGTCGaccctttgttttttttcttaccgGTCATGAGAAATGAAGCGTGTATCACTATTGGAGTTAGACTTGAAGTGGTTCTTACACTTATAAGATCTTTGGCTGATGCTTTTTACATCGCTCAGATTCTTATACGTTTTAGAACAGCTTATATCGCGCCTCCTTCTCGTGTATTTGGTAGAGGTGAGCTTGTGATTGATTCAAGAAAGATTGCTTGGAGATATCTTCATAAAAGCTTTTGGATTCATCTTGTTGCTGCTTTACCTTTACCTcag GTTCTGATTTGGATCATAATCCCAAATCTAAGAGGCTCACCAATGACAAACACCAAGAATGTTCTtagattcatcatcattttccaGTATGTTCCACGGATGTTCTTAATATTCCCGCTATCTCGCCAGATCATTAAAGCCACCGGTGTTGTAACCGAGACCGCGTGGGCAGGAGCTGCCTACAACCTTATGCTATATATGCTAGCAAGCCAT GTTTTAGGAGCTTGTTGGTATTTGCTAGCAGTAGAGAGGCAAGAAGCTTGTTGGAGACATGCTTGCAACATCGAGAAACAGATTTGTCAATACAGATTCTTTGAGTGTAGAAGATTGGAAGATCCACAGAGGAACTCTTGGTTTGAATGGAGCAATATAACAACAATATGCAAACCAGCAAGCAAGTTTTACGAGTTTGGTATATTCGGAGATGCAGTAACATCAACTGTTACTTCATCAAAGTTTATAAACAAGTACTTTTACTGTCTATGGTGGGGCTTGAAGAACCTCAG cTCTTTGGGACAAAACCTCGCCACGAGCACTTACGCTGGCGAAATCCTTTTCGCCATCATCATAGCAACTCTCGGGCTTGTTCTGTTTGCATTGCTTATTGGAAATATGCAGACTTATTTACAGTCAACAACAATGAGACTTGAAGAGTGGAGGATAAGAAGGACAGATACAGAACAATGGATGCATCATAGACAACTTCCACCAGAGCTAAGACAAGCCGTTAGAAAATATGATCAATACAAGTGGCTAGCTACACGAGGAGTCGATGAAGAAGCTTTATTGATAAGTCTTCCTCTTGATCTTCGAAGAGACATAAAACGACATCTCTGTTTCGATCTTGTTCGCCGA GTACCATTGTTCGATCAAATGGACGAAAGAATGCTTGACGCGATCTGCGAGAGACTAAAACCGGCATTATGCACGGAAGGAACGTTTCTTGTAAGAGAAGGCGACCCGGTTAACGAAATGCTCTTCATCATTAGAGGCCATTTAGATTCCTACACAACCAATGGAGGCAGAACAGGGTTCTTTAACTCTTGTCTCATAGGACCAGGGGATTTCTGCGGGGAAGAGTTGCTTACATGGGCACTAGATCCTCGTCCCGTTGTGATCTTACCGTCTTCCACACGCACCGTTAAAGCCATTTGTGAAGTTGAAGCCTTTGCATTGAAAGCTGAAGATTTGCAATTTGTGGCTTCACAGTTTAGAAGACTACATACTAAGCAATTGAGACATAAGTTTCGGTTTTATTCGCATCAATGGAGGACTTGGGCGGCTTGTTTTATACAAGCTGCTTGGAGACGGCACAGGAAGAGGAAGTACAAGACTGAGCTGAGGGCAAAAGAAGAGTTTCACTATAGGTTTGAGGCTGCGACGGCTAGGCTAGCAGTGAATGGTGGGAAATATACGCGTAGTGGTTCGGATTCTGGTATGATGTCTTCGATTCAAAAACCAGTAGAGCCAGATTTTTCTAGTGAATGA
- the CNGC15 gene encoding cyclic nucleotide-gated channel 15 — MMSKGKFLKAKVLSRVFSEDLERVKTKILDPRGQTIRRWNKIFLIACLVSLFVDPLFFFLPVMRNEACITIGVRLEVVLTLIRSLADAFYIAQILIRFRTAYIAPPSRVFGRGELVIDSRKIAWRYLHKSFWIHLVAALPLPQVLIWIIIPNLRGSPMTNTKNVLRFIIIFQYVPRMFLIFPLSRQIIKATGVVTETAWAGAAYNLMLYMLASHVLGACWYLLAVERQEACWRHACNIEKQICQYRFFECRRLEDPQRNSWFEWSNITTICKPASKFYEFGIFGDAVTSTVTSSKFINKYFYCLWWGLKNLSSLGQNLATSTYAGEILFAIIIATLGLVLFALLIGNMQTYLQSTTMRLEEWRIRRTDTEQWMHHRQLPPELRQAVRKYDQYKWLATRGVDEEALLISLPLDLRRDIKRHLCFDLVRRVPLFDQMDERMLDAICERLKPALCTEGTFLVREGDPVNEMLFIIRGHLDSYTTNGGRTGFFNSCLIGPGDFCGEELLTWALDPRPVVILPSSTRTVKAICEVEAFALKAEDLQFVASQFRRLHTKQLRHKFRFYSHQWRTWAACFIQAAWRRHRKRKYKTELRAKEEFHYRFEAATARLAVNGGKYTRSGSDSGMMSSIQKPVEPDFSSE; from the exons atgatgagtaAAGGAAAGTTCTTGAAAGCCAAAGTACTCTCAAGAGTGTTCTCTGAGGATCTTGAGAgagtaaaaaccaaaatactCGATCCTCGTGGACAAACGATACGAAGATGGAACAAGATTTTTCTCATAGcatgtttggtttctctatTCGTCGaccctttgttttttttcttaccgGTCATGAGAAATGAAGCGTGTATCACTATTGGAGTTAGACTTGAAGTGGTTCTTACACTTATAAGATCTTTGGCTGATGCTTTTTACATCGCTCAGATTCTTATACGTTTTAGAACAGCTTATATCGCGCCTCCTTCTCGTGTATTTGGTAGAGGTGAGCTTGTGATTGATTCAAGAAAGATTGCTTGGAGATATCTTCATAAAAGCTTTTGGATTCATCTTGTTGCTGCTTTACCTTTACCTcag GTTCTGATTTGGATCATAATCCCAAATCTAAGAGGCTCACCAATGACAAACACCAAGAATGTTCTtagattcatcatcattttccaGTATGTTCCACGGATGTTCTTAATATTCCCGCTATCTCGCCAGATCATTAAAGCCACCGGTGTTGTAACCGAGACCGCGTGGGCAGGAGCTGCCTACAACCTTATGCTATATATGCTAGCAAGCCAT GTTTTAGGAGCTTGTTGGTATTTGCTAGCAGTAGAGAGGCAAGAAGCTTGTTGGAGACATGCTTGCAACATCGAGAAACAGATTTGTCAATACAGATTCTTTGAGTGTAGAAGATTGGAAGATCCACAGAGGAACTCTTGGTTTGAATGGAGCAATATAACAACAATATGCAAACCAGCAAGCAAGTTTTACGAGTTTGGTATATTCGGAGATGCAGTAACATCAACTGTTACTTCATCAAAGTTTATAAACAAGTACTTTTACTGTCTATGGTGGGGCTTGAAGAACCTCAG cTCTTTGGGACAAAACCTCGCCACGAGCACTTACGCTGGCGAAATCCTTTTCGCCATCATCATAGCAACTCTCGGGCTTGTTCTGTTTGCATTGCTTATTGGAAATATGCAGACTTATTTACAGTCAACAACAATGAGACTTGAAGAGTGGAGGATAAGAAGGACAGATACAGAACAATGGATGCATCATAGACAACTTCCACCAGAGCTAAGACAAGCCGTTAGAAAATATGATCAATACAAGTGGCTAGCTACACGAGGAGTCGATGAAGAAGCTTTATTGATAAGTCTTCCTCTTGATCTTCGAAGAGACATAAAACGACATCTCTGTTTCGATCTTGTTCGCCGA GTACCATTGTTCGATCAAATGGACGAAAGAATGCTTGACGCGATCTGCGAGAGACTAAAACCGGCATTATGCACGGAAGGAACGTTTCTTGTAAGAGAAGGCGACCCGGTTAACGAAATGCTCTTCATCATTAGAGGCCATTTAGATTCCTACACAACCAATGGAGGCAGAACAGGGTTCTTTAACTCTTGTCTCATAGGACCAGGGGATTTCTGCGGGGAAGAGTTGCTTACATGGGCACTAGATCCTCGTCCCGTTGTGATCTTACCGTCTTCCACACGCACCGTTAAAGCCATTTGTGAAGTTGAAGCCTTTGCATTGAAAGCTGAAGATTTGCAATTTGTGGCTTCACAGTTTAGAAGACTACATACTAAGCAATTGAGACATAAGTTTCGGTTTTATTCGCATCAATGGAGGACTTGGGCGGCTTGTTTTATACAAGCTGCTTGGAGACGGCACAGGAAGAGGAAGTACAAGACTGAGCTGAGGGCAAAAGAAGAGTTTCACTATAGGTTTGAGGCTGCGACGGCTAGGCTAGCAGTGAATGGTGGGAAATATACGCGTAGTGGTTCGGATTCTGGTATGATGTCTTCGATTCAAAAACCAGTAGAGCCAGATTTTTCTAGTGAATGA